The genomic window GCTGCCTTCACTGTTGGTTGGTTTGGAGAGGAAAAGACCAAAAGGACCGTCAAAGTTAAGTGTTATTACACAAATGGAACCGCCAATCTTTATGCTAGGCCTTTGGAAGGTGTGGCCATGGTGGCTGATCTTGATGACATGAGAATCCTTTCTTTCTCTGACAGGTTTGGGATTCCGGTGCCTAAAGGCGAAGGCACTGAGTACCGATTGTCGAATCTGAAGCCACCCTTTGGTCCTAAGCTTAATGGGGTAAATGTCACGCAACCACATCGACCTGGATTCACCATTGATGGTCACTCTGTAAGGTTCgttatcatcattttttttctatcatATTAGTCAATTATTTTCATATTTGTCGCATTCATTTAATTTCATTAGGAAACAAACATATACTAGTAGATCTACGAGACCATTATTGCCTTTGttttattcttttgtttgtttgcAAGATTGGTGCCTTGTTGGTTTATTCTCATGCAGACCATTTTaataaagacactaaaaatgtctttttttaaaagaagttTACATGTGTTAtattattattgaatattttttttatagagcaatgctaggggccagcaatttttgtgattggtagccatcaaatagccatcaatgataatctaatggtgtgagattggtgtgagatttcatccaatgactcaccttTCTCCGCTggctacatgctggccaaaattcaacaAAACTGCTGACCCCTAGACTTTTTCTTATAATTATTAGATTCGATTTGATCCGATTGAATTACACAATCTAAATCGAatatcttaaaattttttgataaaaagacaaatataccCCTAACTTTTTGTTTTGCGGATAtttaaattcctaaaaatttaaaaatacaattaaatttctaaaaaaatagatttattgttattgttataaaaaaaatcaattttattctaatttattaagaaattaaaaaataaccgaTTCATTAATACATCCAATAATAATGCGACACATAAGCGTCTTTTTACGTGTCTTTATGGGAGCATCCCCTATTCTCGTATGCTTCGCTTAAATGTAATGAGTGTGAtatgtttatttatatataaaaatcagTGATTAAATAAATTATTCATTTCGAATACAACTATATTAAGCATACACTAAAATTAACCATGACTATAAAAAAAcaatgctaggggccagcaatttttgtgattggtagccatcaaatagccatcaatgataatctaatggtgtgagattggtgtgagatttcatccaatgactcaccttTCTCCGCTggctacatgctggccaaaattcaacaAAACTGCTGACCCCTAGACTTTTTCTTATAATTATTAGATTCGATTTGATCCGATTGAATTACACAATCTAAATCGAatatcttaaaattttttgataaaaagacaaatataccCCTAACTTTTTGTTTTGCGGATAtttaaattcctaaaaatttaaaaatacaattaaatttctaaaaaaatagatttattgttattgttataaaaaaaatcaattttattctaatttattaagaaattaaaaaataaccgaTTCATTAATACATCCAATAATAATGCGACACATAAGCGTCTTTTTACGTGTCTTTATGGGAGCATCCCCTATTCTCGTATGCTTCGCTTAAATGTAATGAGTGTGAtatgtttatttatatataaaaatcagTGATTAAATAAATTATTCATTTCGAATACAACTATATTAAGCATACACTAAAATTAACCATgactataaaatatatattagatattaaaaataaattaaataatagagGAGTGATAGGGGTCaacaatttttatgttttgtaatcatcaattggccattaatagtgtttttaatggtgtgagattacatctaatggtggaagatcactcacttttcttttgatggttaagtgctggccacaaaacacaaaaattactgacTTCTAGACTTTTCCTAAATAATATATGATgattaatttaatatataaataatatttttattttaaatatataataactaatttaattattttttagtgcaTACATAATATTTTTGTTGAGAAAGTATATAtgaaatttcttttattaatattaatttaaataatttaaccaTAGTTAAGGCTGATTGGATTTGGTGTGAACAGTTGGGGGAACTGGAAATTCCATTTGGGGTTCGACTTTCAGGTTGGGGCAATAATTTCATTGGCCTCAATCTATGATATTGAAAAGCAGAGGTATCGTGAGGTGCTATACAGAGGATTCATATCAGAGGTGTTTGTGCCATATCAAGACCCCACGGAGGAATGGTACTACACAACTTACTTTGACTGTGGCGAATACGGCTTTGGACAATCTGCATCTTCACTTGAGCCTCTCACAGATTGCCCTCCCAATGCTCACTTCTTAGATGCATTCTATGCCGATGCCAATGGCAATCCAGTTAAGATAACTAATGCTTTCTGCATATTCGAGAAGCATGCCGGTGATATCATGTGGCGTCACACAGAAATCGCAATCCCAAATCAAGTGGTACCATTTTTTTCTCTCACAAATTCTCCAAatctattattaaaatatttttttaattaaatttgttttttaaagattttaaattagtcacaTTAGTTATTCCATTATTTCTATTATTAACAatgttaaaatttattaatatagcaCGTTAAATAACATTATACTGACTATAACACACAATTAGAATCTATGCAGAATACCTGGATCTAGTATCATAATTGAACTTTACCACAGCATATATTTGATAATTCTAATTGATTATTAACATGATAAgcttatataattatattaaattaatttcaaATTGAGAGACACTTTAAaacattaaaatttttcaatttagagttgatttgatataattttataaatttataatgttACTGTGATGTCACGTATGGTGCTATTGCTATATCAGCAAATTTTGATACCACAAGTAACAAAAATGACAGAAAAACTAATGCGATCAacttaaaattattaaaagacaaatttaataaaaaaaattggagattaatttaaaaaatgaatgattttttaaatacaaaattaattatttactcataaaatatatattaaaatataaaatatataaagattAATTTGGCGGCATGCTCATTTATAATAATGTCCATTTGTGATGTGATGGTTTTGCTGTTAGATAACCGAGGTTAGGGCAGATGTAAGCCTAGTGGTGAGAATGGTTTCAACTGTGGGCAACTACGACTATGTCATTGACTGGGAGTTTAAGCCAAGTGGTAGCATCAAATTCGGGGTAAGGATTAAGGTTTAATTAATTCTAGCCAATGCTGATTTAATTACTAATTAATTAGTGACAATAATTAGGTTGGGCTTACTGGAATATTGGGGATGAAGGGAGGGACATACATCAACACGGATCAAATTAAAGGGGAGATAGACATCCACGGCACATTGCTATCAGATAACACAATTGGTGTGTACCATGACCACTTCTTTACATACTACCTTGATCTTGACATTGATGGTCAACGCAACTCATTTGTGAAAACCACCTTGCAGACTCGGAAAGTCAAAGATCCCAAGATCCCTAGAAAAAGTTACTGGACAACTGTGAGTGATACTGCTAAAACGGAAGCTGATGGGAGAGTGAAGCTGGGGTTGGAAGCTGCTGAGCTGGCAGTGGTGAATCCTAACAAGAAAACAAAACGGGGAAACAAGACTGGCTACCGGTTGTTACCGGGGTCAGTTGCACATCCTCTTCTGGTAAGTGATGATTATCCTCAAATACGAGGGGCATTCAGCAATTATAATGTTTGGGTCACACCTTACAACAAATCTGAAAAATGGGCCGCTGGATTATTCGTGGATCGTAGTAGAGGGGATGATTCTTTAGCCGTTAGGAGCAAGAAGAATAGGGAGATAGAGAAAGAAGATATAGTATTGTGGTACACGATGGGGTTTCACCATGTTCCTTCACAGGAAGATTATCCGGTTATGCCAACGCTTAATGTTGAATTTGAACTTAGGCCTACCAATTTCTTTGAGGCCAACCCTGTCCTTAAAGCAATAGTTAATTAGTTCCTTTATCTTTGCATTTCATTGAAATTTGAAACCATTCACCACTCTTGTAATTTCTTCAATTTACACGCTATAATAATGTAATGTTATTAAGTCAATACTTTGATAAGTATAATCATCAAGCAATTAAAAAGCGaccctattttttattttgttataccaAAATGTCACTATATGTCATTCATCAAAccaaatattaatataaaaaaaattattagaaggtctttaaaatttattatttttagttattgtctaattttttaatctaataattttataatatatttttaacttatacttttaaatattaataattcacCATactagtaaaaaataataaattttattactcCCCTAATATTCATCTtactaaaaaaatacataatcatCACGTTCTAAACATTATTAATCAAAAGTCCACAATAGCATATTCATCGAAATTTGAAACCATTCACCACTCTTGTAATTTCTTCAATTTACACGGCGACTATAATAATGTAATGTTATTAAGTCAATACTTTATGATTTAAGTATAATCATCGATCAATTTAAAACCGAccctatttttgaatttgttatacCAAAATGTCactatattttaaataataatatataatttaaaattctattcttttagattttatatttttaaaaaattaagtaatttttctcTTAACACTACTATCAAACTTTCTCTCTTTCCATATATAAtactaaacaattatttaaaaattcacttcccagcacaattagaagccgactcttattgatattcatagttaaaaaagttcattcaattaatatagttgctacacaaaaattaaagctaatttgaaaagaataatatttttaaaaaagaatactaatttcgtttaaatattagaattgatcattctaacgaatatctaatataaaatttttaaattgatgattaaataccaaaagttgagtaaaaaattattgtggggtcaaatttaataatctaatgaagcaaataaatattattatcatatactactcaaaaaaaatttaaattgtagTGGGGGCGCTTGCCCACATACCAATATACTTGGAACCGTCCCTGCACAATAGCATATATNNNNNNNNNNNNNNNNNNNNNNNNNNNNNNNNNNNNNNNNNNNNNNNNNNNNNGATATGATTTTAGAGAATTTTTTCAGTGGGAATGGAGATGGAGATGGAAGACAAAATTTCTCCGAGACAGGTACGGAGACCCGAGCGGAGGTCCCCGTCCCATCCTTGCTAATccccaaaattaataaatttattaaattgtctttaatagtttatttcccatatatgttttttagtcatttcacacacacatataaacccaaaactcctaatccTCATTTGTATAATCCTTTTTCAATTCATAGATCCTAATGCTGCCCATATTCCATTCAACATTTTTGCAGCCACCTTTGCCACTCTCCCTTCTCACCGTATCGCACACCTCACTGTGCCATCACCCTCACCGCGTCGTGCTCTCTATTTGCGGCGATCCCTTCCGTAACTCTGTCGTCGTGTCTATTCTCCTCTTTGTTGCTGTgtctcccacctcgtccactACCCTGTCCTCTGACTCGCCGTTGTGTTTCTCCACTGTAtcatttcgaaagaagtcaccatcttATCATTTagattttttgtataaaatcttgctgtTTTTGTATAGGATTGATACTTGCAGTTCTATTCAtatagaaattaataattagttagaactataaGATAGATGGAGAATGGAGTCCCCGCCAAAAATGGAACCCTGTGAAGAATGGAGATGAGGAGCAATATTCTCCCATGGCGAGAAATGAAGACGGGACGGAAAGCAAATCCATTCTCAATATAAAAATTACATATGAAAAATGACATTCTTTTTTCTCTCatgacaaattattttttatcttttttttctttgtaacaaaacaaaaaggttaaatcTAATGATATATATTAAATTAGTTTAGGTACATTTGTTTCTAAACTAATAAGAGATGCTACATTTAGCTCTTTATGTAGTCATCCCGTTCTAACCGGCGGCCATTATCATTGATCAAAAGTCCACAAGAGCAATCGCATATATATCTTTTCTGCCATGTTTTAATAATTAAGTCAAACGAAAAGTTGTTAGATTTAAATTGTAGATAATGACACATATTCTATGTAGCGTCCTCCAATTGCAAAGGTTACGTTACGTTGTTATATTTTGTTCCCCGAAGAGGTTGGTAGGTAATACTTAGGATGCTTTCCTCCTGGATGTATATTTAAGGTTAGGACGATACATACATATATAGCTGCTGTACATAGTCTTCCTTTAAATATTTAAGTGTTTTTTAGAATAATATCTTGAGTTCTGTCTATCTTTCTTTTGaacaaacattttttatttttttttaaaattatctgaatttattattttaaatctgCCATGACAAATTCTGGTATACACATTTCAACTActtatattttgttttttattggctAAGGTAGGTATTatagtttttaaaattgaatCGATCGTTCCAACAAACtaataaatcaaattttatatGAATTTAGTTTGATATTTAGACCGTATAAGATAAAGAACCGAAACGAAGCAATCAAATTTAGAATGAATCGATAAAAATAAGTTCGATCGAatcatttagaatttaaaattctcTAAGAATAAATGTCCTTCACAATCACTGCGCGATGATTCTTNNNNNNNNNNNNNNNNNNNNNNNNNNNNNNNNNNNNNNNNNNNNNNNNNNNNNNNNNNNNNNNNNNNNNNNNNNNNNNNNNNNNNNNNNNNNNNNNNNNNNNNNNNNNNNNNNNNNNNNNNNNNNNNNNNNNNNNNNNNNNNNNNTTTATGCTATAAATATAATATAAGGACAATTGTTAGTTATTATTGGACATAGTTTTCAAACCATGAAgaacttcatcttcttcttcattgtGTTCACCACCATTATTTGGAGCTCGAACGTAGAGTGCAGCAGCCACCTTCACCCACTTGACCCCATAACCCCTTCGGAAATCAACCTCGTCCGTACCATAGTCCTCAAAGCCTACCCACCAGAAACCTCAAAAAACAGCACCATCGCCTTCCAATACGTGGGCTTGGAGGAGCCACAAAAGTCAACCATCCTTTCATGGAAATACTCCAAAACCAAAACCCCACCACCACCGCGGAGAATCTACGTCATTGCGAGGTTCAAGAAACAGTCTCTTGAGATAATAGTGGACTTGTCAAGACGCTCCATCGTGGGAAGCAAAGTGTACAAAGGCCATGGCTACCCTATGTTAAACATTCAAGAACAAGCGGCGGCGTCGGTACTACCATTCAGCTATGGACCCTTTAAGGAGTCAGTGAAGAAGAGGGGGTTGAACATATCGGAGGTTGTGTGCTCCGACTTCAGTGTTGGTTGGTTCGGAGAGAAAAAGACGAAAAGGTTGCTGAAGATAAAGTGTTACTACACAGAGGGGAGTGTTAACTTGTACATGAGGCCGTTGGAGGGTGTAGAAGCGACGGTTGACATGGATGAGATGAAGATCGTTGATTACAAGGATAGGTATGTGGTGCCGATGCCGAAGGCGGAGGGGACTGAGTACCGTGCTTCCAAGCTGAAGCCTCCTTTTGGTCCTATCCTCAAAGGCATATCCCTTATGCAACATGCTGCTCCTGCTTTCAACCTCCATGGTAACACTGTAAGGTAattaataagagaaagagaaatgtTAGAaggtgattgaaatttatttatttttaattattaatcaattattaatatttaaaaatataaaataaaatatatttttaaattgctcaattaaaaaaaataaattaataactaaataataacCAAAAACAATANNNNNNNNtaaatattaataactaaataattactataaataataaattttgattattttctaacatttttctattGTTTGTTGATCTATCAGCTTGTTGCCTTCGCTTTCACATCTAACTATTGTGATTTTTCTCCTTGGAAAAATATTGTCCaactttgaactttttaaaagaaaaaatctaACTATTGTGATTTTTTTCCTTGGAAAAATATTGTCCAAGTGAActttctaaaagaaaaaaaaaatcaaattattgaGAACTTACAATAAAAATATGAACATTTATTATAATGGTTCcactacgttaccaacagcatatctaCTAACTTCtgtcaactcttatttataattgtgttttataGAAGTgtcttcgtggatgtgtctaataaaaatgtattttttatagttatgtttaatagaagtgtctttatagatatattttctgaatgtgtctctttatatatgtatttaaaatataataattaataattattagcaataaattggcagataatatgttggtatcctatacttttccttattcTAAACGGGGAGTGCTAAGTAAACAATGACTATATTGAACAaaatgaacaaccaccaatcaaataaaaacacactacatCTCCAAGTTAAccatctaaatcttaatattaaaataactatccgTATACCTAGTGAAATGAACATCCGAATCTATTgatcacattgtttaatattttcattgtctacttaTACTTTTCTATTATAAAAATCTACACTATTGGAATGAACACAGTTGGGCGAACTGGGAGTTTCATGTTGGATTCGACGTTAGAGCTGGCCCAATAATTTCTCTGGCTTCAGTGTATGATCTGGAAATGCAGAAATATCGGCAAGTACTATACAGAGGCTTCATATCAGAGCTTTTTGTTCCATACCAAGACCCCACTGAGGATTGGTACTACACATCCTATTTTGACAGTGGAGAATTTGGGTTTGGACAATCTGCTTCTTCACTTGAGCCTCTCACTGATTGTCCTTCCAATGCTGAGTTCTTAGATGCATTCTTTGCTGATGCCAATGGCAAACCTGTTAAGATACCTAATGCTTTCTGCATCTTTGAAAAGTATGCTGGTGACGTCATGTGGCGTCACACGGAAGTCGCAATCCCAAATGTATTGGTACGTTTTCACATGAACACAACTTTACGTGAATAGTCTCTTAGGTAGCCACTTAgctagcgtttgttttgaggtaatgagacagagattgagagattgtgactcaatatcatgtttgttggttgaGAGACTGATATTAAAATTTCTGTTTCtatctccaaaatttcagtacctccaaaaagtagggacatatgagactaaaatttttagagatggagactgaaactttaataatattttatatctaaaataccctcatttcaattaattcattccaattttatcctttgtacaaattaaattagaattttattcttgttttaatttctgtctcccattttgtacaaaaaaaaatactaagaTTTATTTCAATATCTGTCTTTTAGTccctgtctctcagtctcaatctTTCCGTGTCTGTTTCTCCACCATACACTACCTTATTTATCTTTTTTGAGGTATGCAGATAACGGAGGTGAGGCCAGATGTAACACTTGTTGTGAGAATGGTGTCAACTGTCGGAAACTATGACTATATTATAGATTGGGAATTTAAGCCAAGTGGTAGCATCAAAATTGGGGTAATACGATAAAGACATATTATTATTTGTTTGGTTATGTTATATATGCACGCATGCATGCAATGGtaactaattaattattaataagagTGTTGATGTTTGAAAATTGAAATAGGTTGGGCTTACTGGAATATTAGAGGTTAAAGCAGGGACATACACCAACACTGATGAAGTAAAAGAAGACATATACGGCACATTGCTAGCGGATTATACCATTGGTACCTACCATGACCACTTCTTAACCTATTATCTTGACCTTGACATTGATGGGGAGCACAACTCCTTTGTCAAGAACACTTTGGAGACTGCAAGAGTCAAAGATAGGAAGATACCAAGGAAAAGTTATTGGACTGTTGTGAGTAAAACCGCTAAGACTGAAGCTGATGCCAAAATCAAGCTGGGGTTGAAGCCTCTTGAGCTAGCAGTTGTTAATCCAAACAAGAAGACAAAACCTGGAAATAAAATTGGGTACGGTTTGATCCCGGGTTCAGTGTCACACCCACTTATGCTGAGCGATGATTTCCAACAAATCAGAGCTGCATTCACCAACTATAATGTTTGGGTTACGCCATATAATAAATCTGAGAAATGGGCTGGTGGATTATTTGTTGATCGCAGCAGAGGTGATGATACTATAGCTACTTGGACTCAAAGGTACATACATGACTAATATTGTTTTCCAATTAAAGACTTATTAATGTGATGTAGTTGATTGAGTTTTCATAATTGAATATACAGGAATAGGGAGATAGAGAACAAGGACATAGTGTTGTGGTACACAATGGGATTTCATCATGTTCCATCACAGGAAGATTTCCCAATAATGCCAACCTTGACTAGTGGCTTTGAGCTGAGGCCTACTAATTTCTTCGAGAGAAACCCTGTCCTTAAGACTAAATCAACTGAACCTGCGCACTGGTCTAATTGTACTAAATGAAGGATTCATTCACATATTGTTAATTAATTGAGTAAATACCCTTTTCGATCCCTATCCATTTGTCTGATAGACTTCCCACCCCTTAAGAAATCTAAAAATCCAAATCAGTCCCTATCTACTTTGATATATGTGCGTTCCAGTCTCTATCTACTTTGAGTAAATGCCTTTTTCAGTCCCTAACCAGAGACTGAAACGTATATATATCAAAGTAGATAGGG from Arachis ipaensis cultivar K30076 chromosome B09, Araip1.1, whole genome shotgun sequence includes these protein-coding regions:
- the LOC107618246 gene encoding primary amine oxidase, giving the protein MKIVMVLVLIQVCWRCAEAHPLDPLTPSELNLVRTIITNSYPTSSSSNLTFQHVALDEPDKPQILSWLSSKSRAPSLPPRRAFVIARFQKQSLEMTVDLSTRSIISTRVYKGHGFPTLTFVEQGLVSQLPFSYEPFKDSLNKRALNMSQVVCAAFTVGWFGEEKTKRTVKVKCYYTNGTANLYARPLEGVAMVADLDDMRILSFSDRFGIPVPKGEGTEYRLSNLKPPFGPKLNGVNVTQPHRPGFTIDGHSVSWGNWKFHLGFDFQVGAIISLASIYDIEKQRYREVLYRGFISEVFVPYQDPTEEWYYTTYFDCGEYGFGQSASSLEPLTDCPPNAHFLDAFYADANGNPVKITNAFCIFEKHAGDIMWRHTEIAIPNQVITEVRADVSLVVRMVSTVGNYDYVIDWEFKPSGSIKFGVGLTGILGMKGGTYINTDQIKGEIDIHGTLLSDNTIGVYHDHFFTYYLDLDIDGQRNSFVKTTLQTRKVKDPKIPRKSYWTTVSDTAKTEADGRVKLGLEAAELAVVNPNKKTKRGNKTGYRLLPGSVAHPLLVSDDYPQIRGAFSNYNVWVTPYNKSEKWAAGLFVDRSRGDDSLAVRSKKNREIEKEDIVLWYTMGFHHVPSQEDYPVMPTLNVEFELRPTNFFEANPVLKAIVN
- the LOC107618244 gene encoding primary amine oxidase; translated protein: MKNFIFFFIVFTTIIWSSNVECSSHLHPLDPITPSEINLVRTIVLKAYPPETSKNSTIAFQYVGLEEPQKSTILSWKYSKTKTPPPPRRIYVIARFKKQSLEIIVDLSRRSIVGSKVYKGHGYPMLNIQEQAAASVLPFSYGPFKESVKKRGLNISEVVCSDFSVGWFGEKKTKRLLKIKCYYTEGSVNLYMRPLEGVEATVDMDEMKIVDYKDRYVVPMPKAEGTEYRASKLKPPFGPILKGISLMQHAAPAFNLHGNTVSWANWEFHVGFDVRAGPIISLASVYDLEMQKYRQVLYRGFISELFVPYQDPTEDWYYTSYFDSGEFGFGQSASSLEPLTDCPSNAEFLDAFFADANGKPVKIPNAFCIFEKYAGDVMWRHTEVAIPNVLITEVRPDVTLVVRMVSTVGNYDYIIDWEFKPSGSIKIGVGLTGILEVKAGTYTNTDEVKEDIYGTLLADYTIGTYHDHFLTYYLDLDIDGEHNSFVKNTLETARVKDRKIPRKSYWTVVSKTAKTEADAKIKLGLKPLELAVVNPNKKTKPGNKIGYGLIPGSVSHPLMLSDDFQQIRAAFTNYNVWVTPYNKSEKWAGGLFVDRSRGDDTIATWTQRNREIENKDIVLWYTMGFHHVPSQEDFPIMPTLTSGFELRPTNFFERNPVLKTKSTEPAHWSNCTK